From the Mangifera indica cultivar Alphonso chromosome 10, CATAS_Mindica_2.1, whole genome shotgun sequence genome, one window contains:
- the LOC123227931 gene encoding probable protein phosphatase 2C 60, protein MLEWLMNFLRACFRPRSDQYVHTNSDSAGRQDGLLWYKDSGHHMNGEFSMAVVQANNLLEDQSQLESGSLSSHESGPHGTFVGVYDGHGGPETSCYITDHLFQHLKRFTSEQQSMSVDVIRKAYQATEEGFISLVSRQWPTRPQIAAVGSCCLVGVICNGTLYIANVGDSRAVLGRVMKATGEVLAMQLSAEHNACIESVRRELQSLHPDDNQIVVLKHNVWRVKGLIQVSRSIGDVYLKKAEFNREPLIAKFRLREPMRRPILSAEPSISVHPLQPHDQFVIFASDGLWEHLTNQEAVDIVQNHPHNGSARRLVKAALQEAAKKREMRYSDLTKIDRGVRRHFHDDITVIVVFLDLNHVSRASSVRSPNISVRGGGINLRSNTLAPFTTPTEAGGTR, encoded by the exons ATGTTAGAGTGGTTGATGAACTTTTTGAGGGCCTGTTTTCGGCCAAGGTCTGATCAATATGTTCACACAAATTCTGACTCTGCGGGTCGCCAAGATGGACTGTTGTGGTACAAAGATTCAGGACATCACATGAATGGTGAATTCTCAATGGCTGTGGTGCAGGCCAACAATTTACTTGAGGATCAAAGTCAGTTGGAGTCTGGCAGTTTGAGTTCTCATGAGTCTGGACCTCATGGTACCTTTGTTGGTGTTTATGATGGGCATGGAGGGCCTGAGACATCATGCTATATTACAGATCACCTGTTTCAACATCTCAAGA GGTTTACATCAGAGCAGCAGTCAATGTCAGTGGATGTTATACGAAAGGCATATCAAGCAACAGAAGAAGGTTTTATATCTTTGGTTTCTAGGCAGTGGCCTACGAGACCGCAAATTGCAGCAGTTGGATCATGCTGCCTCGTTGGTGTTATCTGTAATGGAACTCTTTATATCGCAAATGTTGGTGATTCACGTGCTGTTTTGGGGAGAGTTATGAAGGCAACAGGAGAGGTGCTGGCCATGCAACTCTCAGCAGAGCACAATGCATGTATAGAGTCTGTGAGACGGGAGTTACAGTCTTTACACCCTGATGACAATCAGATTGTAGTTTTGAAGCATAATGTATGGCGTGTAAAGGGCCTTATACAG GTTTCTAGATCTATCGGTGATGTATATTTGAAAAAGGCTGAGTTCAACAGAGAGCCTTTAATTGCTAAGTTCCGCCTTCGTGAACCAATGAGAAGGCCGATATTGAGTGCAGAACCATCGATTTCAGTGCACCCGCTGCAGCCCCACGATCAGTTTGTAATATTTGCATCTGATGGGCTCTGGGAACACCTAACAAATCAGGAAGCAGTTGATatagttcaaaatcatccacaCAAT GGAAGTGCAAGGAGGTTGGTGAAAGCTGCTCTGCAAGAAGCagcaaagaaaagagaaatgagGTATTCAGACCTTACGAAGATTGATCGTGGCGTCCGCCGCCATTTCCATGACGATATCACTGTAATAGTTGTGTTCCTTGACTTGAATCATGTGAGTAGGGCCAGCTCTGTCCGGTCCCCAAATATATCAGTGAGAGGGGGTGGAATCAACCTACGCTCTAACACCTTGGCTCCTTTCACGACGCCAACTGAAGCTGGTGGTACCCGATGA
- the LOC123228131 gene encoding protein ALTERED PHOSPHATE STARVATION RESPONSE 1-like produces the protein MGCVASKLEEEEVVSICRERKRQLKLAVERRYALAEAHSRYSQSLYAVSAAIKLFVARHSLPSSPFLITFPPPCPPAPPLSTDQNVINNPMFLQQTSSESTNHEAVTCESFDSDSSTSSESCEEETKEEEVVREDHQQACKYFYMQMPPPMPSPQRDFGWDFFNPFDGMRPEFMSGYRRMTEEDMKAVREREGIPELEEEGDERVEEESVMKVEENNVHKEVEESGVGVVKVVDGASANSQGEPKGLTVIDGPENGRELLEALRDIEDHFIRAYDSGKVVSRMLEANRVHLQSSVEEIKENSTKLMQAITWHRSTSSKPSSCKSLVASSSKSSVSWTEFNNDLFDDYGGMDSGSHSSTLERLYAWEKKLFEQVKAGDDTRKLYERKCSRLRNQDVSGDELTMDKMRAAVKDLYARILVAIKSAETISKRIQKLSEEELLPQIVELLKGLAQNWKIMLESHETQKKILFEVKSYASPPYGKFCNDSHRLATLQLEAELLNWRSCFTEYVMAQKAYVEALHNWLTKFLAPEVEFCSRSRSKNSSAPYRANGPPLLLIFHNWLASMEKLPDKPIAFALKSFSKDIRALWHQQGEEQAQKRKVDGLAKELDKKTLAFQKTETRILEPKHKDMKSEAEVDHQNEFLVEKKEQLDMFRRKMEVEKEKHHNCMQETQRVTLNGLQTGFSSVFESLTEFSKASLKMYNDLLTCSENAARAESQSYIEGFQAEQIIQENTAGH, from the exons atggGTTGTGTTGCCTCTAAActcgaagaagaagaagttgttTCCATTTGTAGAGAAAGAAAACGCCAGCTAAAACTAGCAGTTGAGAGAAGATATGCACTAGCTGAAGCACATTCTAGATATTCTCAATCATTATATGCTGTTTCAGCGGCCATTAAGCTCTTTGTTGCTAGACATTCTTTACCTTCTTCACCATTTCTCATCACTTTTCCTCCTCCTTGTCCTCCAGCACCACCACTTTCCACTGACCAAAATGTGATAAACAACCCCATGTTTCTTCAACAAACATCGTCTGAGTCAACAAACCATGAAGCTGTTACTTGTGAGTCATTTGATTCTGACTCTTCAACAAGTTCTGAGTCTTGTGAGGAAGAgactaaagaagaagaagtggTGAGAGAAGACCATCAACAAGCTTGTAAGTACTTTTACATGCAAATGCCACCACCTATGCCATCACCACAGAGAGACTTTGGCTGGGATTTCTTCAACCCATTTGATGGCATGAGACCAGAGTTCATGAGTGGTTACCGAAGGATGACTGAAGAAGATATGAAGGCtgtgagagaaagagaagggaTACCTGAGCTAGAAGAAGAAGGTGATGAAAGAGTAGAAGAGGAAAGTGTTatgaaagttgaagaaaataatgTTCACAAGGAGGTTGAAGAGAGTGGAGTTGGTGTAGTGAAAGTGGTTGATGGGGCTAGCGCGAACAGCCAAGGAGAACCAAAAGGGCTTACTGTTATTGATGGCCCAGAAAATGGAAGGGAATTGCTTGAGGCTTTAAGGGACATTGAAGACCATTTTATTAGGGCTTATGATTCTGGAAAGGTAGTATCAAGGATGCTGGAGGCTAATAGAGTTCATTTGCAATCGAGTGTGGAGGAAATCAAGG AGAACTCAACGAAACTCATGCAAGCAATTACATGGCATCGTTCAACTTCATCGAAGCCTTCATCTTGTAAAAGCCTTGTAGCATCAAGTTCCAAAAGTTCTGTGTCCTGGACAGAGTTTAATAACGATCTCTTTGATGACTATGGTGGAATGGATTCTGGAAGCCATTCTTCAACCTTGGAAAGGCTCTATGCTTGGGAGAAGAAGCTCTTTGAGCAAGTTAAG GCTGGTGATGACACACGAAAactttatgagagaaaatgttCCCGGCTTAGAAATCAGGATGTCAGTGGAGATGAGCTTACTATGGACAAAATGAGAGCAGCTGTGAAAGATTTATATGCTCGGATCTTAGTTGCAATTAAAAGTGCTGAGACTATCTCAAAGAGAATACAGAAACTAAGTGAGGAGGAACTGTTGCCTCAAATTGTTGAACTGTTGAAAGG ACTGGCACAAAACTGGAAGATTATGTTGGAATCCCATGAAACCCAGAAGAAGATTCTTTTTGAAGTAAAATCTTATGCCAGCCCCCCATATGGAAAGTTCTGCAATGACTCTCATCGACTTGCTACACTTCAGCTTGAGGCAGAGCTTCTAAATTGGCGTTCATGCTTTACAGAATATGTTATGGCACAGAAAGCATATGTTGAAGCTCTCCACAATTGGCTAACCAAATTCCTTGCTCCTGAGGTTGAATTCTGTTCCAGGAGTAGGAGCAAGAACTCATCAGCACCATATCGAGCTAATGGTCCCCCCTTGCTTTTGATTTTCCATAATTGGTTAGCTTCCATGGAGAAATTACCAGATAAGCCAATAGCTTTTGCATTGAAAAGCTTCTCTAAAGATATCAGGGCCTTGTGGCATCAGCAAGGGGAAGAACAGGCACAAAAGAGAAAAGTTGATGGTCTAGCAAAAGAACTTGATAAAAAGACACTGGCATTTCAGAAGACAGAAACCAGGATCCTAGAACCAAAGCACAAGGACATGAAATCGGAGGCGGAAGTAGACCATCAAAATGAATTCTTGGTAGAGAAGAAGGAACAGTTGGACATGTTCAGGAGGAAAATGGAAGTTGAGAAGGAGAAACACCACAACTGCATGCAAGAAACACAAAGGGTTACATTGAATGGATTGCAGACTGGGTTTTCTTCCGTTTTTGAGTCCTTAACAGAATTCTCGAAGGCTTCTCTAAAGATGTATAATGATCTTCTGACTTGCAGTGAGAATGCTGCAAGAGCTGAGAGCCAATCATACATAGAGGGCTTCCAGGCTGAGCAGATAATACAAGAAAACACAGCTGGTCACTGA
- the LOC123228132 gene encoding protein CHAPERONE-LIKE PROTEIN OF POR1, chloroplastic-like: protein MIRRKHTRFLTVAFFSLILQHTTNKRLSTQPHIHSLYKHLMAATLSVRPNRLSAGSTFPRPSPFRLLSSTHLSSLKTAKTTDLFRGVTVLSRRASAGVARANSRADDSASFEMSVENALKLLGVSETASFDDILRAKNSIVANCKDDQEAIAQAEAAYDMLLMRSLTQRQAGKVVDSSIRYADVNPVNTSGTGSMPLWLQTTLKKSSVSVETPATKDLGIQAGVYGALMVLTYVNGAYTSSVAPYAGADVPGLILASSFGASLYFMTKKNVKLGKATIITIGGLVAGAVVGSAVENWLQVDIVPFLGIHSPATIVSEFILFSHFLVSLYLR from the exons ATGATCCGACGAAAACATACAAGATTTTTAACCGTTGCTTTCTTCTCACTCATTCTTCAGCACACAACAAACAAACGGCTCTCAACACAGCCTCATATTCATTCGCTCTACAAACATCTCATGGCTGCCACTCTCTCCGTCCGGCCCAACCGTCTCTCCGCCGGTTCAACCTTTCCTCGACCGTCCCCGTTTCGCCTCCTCAGCTCTACTCATCTCTCTTCTTTGAAGACCGCCAAAACGACTGACCTTTTCCGAGGTGTAACTGTTTTGTCTCGGCGCGCCTCGGCCGGAGTTGCTAGAGCCAACTCCCGAGCTGATGACTCGGCTTCGTTTGAGATGTCGGTGGAAAACGCACTTAAGCTGCTTGGAGTGTCGGAAACGGCATCGTTTGATGACATACTTCGCGCCAAAAACTCGATCGTTGCTAACTGTAAAGACGACCAAGAGGCGATTGCGCAG GCTGAGGCTGCGTATGACATGTTGCTTATGAGGAGCTTGACTCAGCGCCAGGCAGGAAAAGTTGTTGATAGTAGCATACGATATGCTGATGTTAATCCTGTGAACACTTCTGGGACAGGATCAATGCCTCTGTGGTTGCAGACTACTTTGAAGAAGTCATCTGTTTCAGTAGAAACACCAGCAACTAAAGATTTGGGCATTCAAGCAGGAGTATATGGAGCTTTGATGGTGCTAACTTATGTAAATGGAGCGTATACATCTTCTGTTGCACCTTATGCTGGGGCTGATGTTCCTGGGCTGATCTTGGCAAGTAGCTTCGGTGCTTCATTGTATTTCATGACAAAGAAGAATGTTAAGTTAG GGAAAGCCACCATAATAACCATCGGGGGGCTTGTAGCTGGTGCAGTGGTGGGCTCAGCAGTTGAGAACTGGTTGCAGGTAGACATTGTCCCATTTCTTGGCATACATTCCCCTGCTACTATAGTTAGTGAATTCATACTGTTCTCTCACTTTTTGGTCTCCCTGTACTTAAGGTAG